A DNA window from Trypanosoma brucei brucei TREU927 chromosome 11 chr11_scaffold01 genomic scaffold, whole genome shotgun sequence contains the following coding sequences:
- a CDS encoding mitochondrial carrier protein, putative, producing the protein MIDWALTFLPGAAQGMTTVVLGQPLDSAKTRAQACGPLAARSAWKTMLDVAREEGVRSLYRGTGPPLIMSATKRSLQYALWDSIRAERSCNKPPRATHSTPMASHPFRSLHVNELLRSVASWLGESPFRSGACAGAAGTFIGCPFHVIKLRTQYSTRRSTRNAWVCAANIFRSEGIKGYFHGFGYHLLKDTCFAGCYLGFYDVNRRWLRAWCTSSTGTESPGIEERLPTEWTFVAGCTASMVTWALLYPLDTVKTIVQARCVGTLAVVELLRRESPLVIYRGLGVSLLRAGPISGVSMVVYEYVKSRTDRWQKEWR; encoded by the coding sequence ATGATTGATTGGGCACTCACGTTTCTGCCTGGTGCAGCGCAAGGTATGACAACTGTTGTTCTGGGTCAGCCTCTTGACAGTGCAAAGACGCGTGCGCAGGCGTGTGGTCCGTTGGCGGCCCGCTCGGCGTGGAAGACCATGTTGGACGTCGCACGCGAGGAAGGTGTGCGAAGTTTGTACCGTGGTACCGGTCCACCGCTTATCATGTCGGCAACGAAGCGTAGCCTGCAATATGCCTTGTGGGATTCGATTCGTGCAGAGAGAAGTTGTAACAAACCGCCGCGAGCGACTCACTCCACCCCCATGGCCTCTCATCCCTTCCGGAGTTTACATGTCAATGAGCTGCTGAGGTCGGTAGCATCGTGGCTGGGAGAGTCACCGTTTCGCTCGGGTGCGTGTGCCGGTGCTGCGGGAACGTTTATTGGCTGTCCCTTCCACGTCATAAAACTTAGGACACAATACTCCACGCGGAGATCAACCAGGAACGCATGGGTGTGTGCTGCGAATATTTTCCGCAGTGAGGGAATCAAGGGTTACTTTCATGGATTCGGTTACCACCTCCTGAAGGATACGTGTTTCGCTGGGTGCTACTTGGGTTTCTATGATGTAAACAGGCGGTGGCTCCGTGCTTGGTGTACTTCGAGTACTGGCACCGAGTCGCCCGGAATTGAGGAACGGTTGCCCACTGAGTGGACATTTGTAGCCGGCTGTACGGCGTCTATGGTCACATGGGCACTTCTGTATCCTCTGGACACAGTCAAGACAATTGTACAAGCCCGGTGCGTAGGAACGCTGGCAGTGGTGGAGCTACTACGAAGAGAATCACCGCTCGTCATATACCGCGGTCTCGGCGTCTCGCTCCTACGCGCTGGACCCATCAGTGGGGTTTCAATGGTTGTTTATGAGTATGTGAAAAGCCGTACAGATAGGTGGCAGAAGGAATGGAGGTAG
- a CDS encoding paraflagellar rod component, putative yields MIEVQLNSFNLLPPEYPRRLVQEEENHRAVAALIELAETAIATAENYSGYVDSRLLPLSSRGFDLRSAASEMCERYKHEAPCGWTEEKVMRFCEQEVTREKIAELLSRQPLDVVAVESILSTLRDSTVEFPRGRFLLLRENLNILKPHQPRDIIRDLSELCGALYEIQFVDLLGKMREELAEFDPPLDAAKKKVQDAIEAHKRAVVGGDVLEVERTHRQLIAARYELVEVCAQRLKAFLSQNLENQEKGFIAELQALERDSLEALQQFTDYHSNQRDVIQEDIKKCSDKLLQEGATHEKCLEEYKVKEREMKDNLYAVISAKQKLVEEIQRKAAELVQLTAKQREIVDEQIKAKKEEERRITTYNEFANMGTQQKQRLLKCLEYCERVLSVVPGIKSYVGEMVKRLPWQKLRDARNEVNDTEAEGFMEAYDPFVECCGELTVKKMHRHDTLSRQSRLVEHNRNSSMESLDPNMNNYRAELEELIEQMKGVTGVINALNATQDAGEQLFLSVEKAILEKYERAATPFVHPLQVHGVKSVEERDRFVNRSMQYVEDEERKVLEKKSVLERMRRAVEGEETAVELAIRDIPVGRA; encoded by the coding sequence atGATCGAGGTGCAACTTAACAGTTTTAACCTCTTGCCGCCTGAATATCCGAGGAGGCTCGTtcaggaggaggaaaaccaCCGAGCCGTCGCTGCACTCATTGAGCTCGCCGAAACTGCCAttgcaacagcagaaaactACTCTGGGTATGTTGATAGCCGTCTCCTTCCCCTCTCCTCACGGGGGTTTGACCTCCGCAGCGCCGCTTCTGAAATGTGTGAGCGTTACAAGCACGAAGCACCGTGTGGATGGACCGAGGAAAAGGTGATGAGGTTCTGCGAACAAGAGGTGACGAGGGAAAAGATTGCCGAGCTTTTATCGCGACAGCCGCTGGACGTGGTTGCCGTGGAAAGCATCTTGAGTACACTCCGTGACTCGACCGTGGAATTCCCCCGCGGTCGCTTCCTGCTACTTCGCGAGAACCTCAACATCCTCAAGCCACATCAGCCGCGGGATATTATCCGTGACCTCTCCGAGCTTTGCGGTGCTCTGTACGAAATTCAGTTCGTAGATCTCCTCGGGAAGATGCGGGAGGAGCTCGCTGAGTTCGACCCCCCGCTTGATGCAGCCAAAAAGAAGGTACAGGATGCCATTGAGGCGCACAAGCGCGCTGTTGTCGGCGGCGATGTCCTTGAAGTGGAGCGAACACACAGACAGCTTATCGCCGCACGGTACGAACTTGTGGAAGTTTGCGCGCAACGTCTGAAGGCATTCTTGTCCCAAAACTTGGAAAATCAGGAGAAGGGATTCATCGCCGAACTTCAGGCGCTGGAGAGGGACTCACTCGAGGCCCTGCAACAATTCACAGACTACCACAGTAACCAGCGAGACGTCATTCAGGAAGACATAAAAAAATGCTCCGACAAACTTCTCCAAGAGGGCGccacacacgaaaagtgcTTGGAGGAATAtaaggtgaaggaaagggaaatgaaggaTAACCTCTACGCCGTTATCTCGGCCAAGCAAAAGTTGGTAGAAGAAATACAGCGGAAGGCTGCAGAGCTGGTGCAACTGACAGCCAAACAGAGGGAAATTGTTGATGAACAAATcaaggcaaagaaagaagaggagaggcGTATAACGACGTACAACGAGTTCGCCAATATGGGGActcagcagaagcagcggctTCTCAAATGTCTCGAGTACTGCGAGCGGGTATTGTCGGTTGTGCCCGGGATCAAGTCGTACGTTGGTGAGATGGTTAAGCGGCTGCCGTGGCAGAAACTGCGCGACGCGAGGAACGAAGTTAACGATACAGAGGCGGAAGGCTTCATGGAGGCTTACGATCCGTTCGTGGAATGTTGTGGCGAGCTGACGGTTAAGAAAATGCATCGCCACGACACGCTGTCGCGGCAGTCACGACTTGTCGAGCATAACCGCAACTCTTCGATGGAAAGCCTTGACCCCAACATGAATAATTACCGCGCCGAGCTGGAGGAGCTCATAGAGCAGATGAAGGGAGTGACAGGCGTCATTAATGCCCTCAATGCAACACAAGACGCTGGTGAGCAGCTGTTCCTCAGTGTCGAAAAAGCCATCTTGGAGAAGTACGAGCGAGCGGCAACACCGTTCGTACACCCGCTGCAGGTACACGGTGTCAAATCCGTTGAAGAGCGTGACCGGTTCGTTAACCGCTCCATGCAGTATGTGGAAGACGAGGAACGCAAGGTGCTGGAGAAGAAGAGTGTCCTTGAGCGCATGCGCAGGGCagtggagggggaagaaaccGCCGTCGAGTTGGCGATTCGCGACATCCCCGTCGGTCGTGCGTAG